The following coding sequences are from one Candidatus Zixiibacteriota bacterium window:
- the fsa gene encoding fructose-6-phosphate aldolase encodes MKFFIDTANIAQIKKAHAMGVLDGVTTNPSLAAKEAAPYRELLAEICRIVPGPVSAEVIATDYDGMMAEARELAKIADNIVVKIPTILDGLRAIKSLKEEGIKTNATLIFSPSQALLVAKAGATYASPFIGRLDDISQDGMELIEQIVAIYANYLFETEVLVASVRHPMHVVQAALIGAGVVTMPYDVIEKLIRHPLTDLGLAKFLADYKKAGK; translated from the coding sequence CGCGCAGATCAAGAAGGCGCACGCCATGGGCGTGCTCGACGGCGTCACCACCAACCCCTCGCTGGCGGCCAAAGAAGCCGCGCCTTACCGTGAGCTTCTCGCGGAGATCTGCCGGATCGTGCCCGGGCCGGTGTCGGCCGAAGTGATCGCCACGGATTACGACGGCATGATGGCGGAGGCCCGCGAACTGGCGAAAATCGCCGACAACATCGTGGTGAAAATCCCGACCATTCTCGACGGTCTCCGCGCGATCAAGAGCCTGAAGGAGGAGGGGATCAAGACGAACGCGACGCTCATTTTCTCCCCCTCGCAGGCGCTGCTGGTGGCCAAGGCGGGGGCGACCTACGCCTCGCCCTTCATCGGGCGGCTCGACGACATCTCGCAGGACGGGATGGAACTGATCGAGCAGATCGTAGCCATCTACGCGAACTACCTGTTCGAGACCGAGGTGCTGGTGGCCTCGGTCCGCCACCCGATGCACGTGGTGCAGGCGGCGCTGATCGGGGCCGGGGTGGTGACGATGCCCTACGACGTGATCGAGAAGCTGATCCGCCACCCGCTCACCGACCTCGGACTGGCGAAATTTCTCGCCGACTACAAGAAAGCCGGCAAGTAA